A stretch of DNA from Blastocatellia bacterium:
CCGTTTCCTATCCGTAAAGCCTTATAGTAATAGTGCCCTGACCAGCCAAGGTGTAACCCGGCGTTCTGGACATAACAGAATGATGTTGTGCGCCCCGGCGGTGGCGACTTCGATGGCGCGCTTGGCATGCGCCTGACCGCGCACCTCGCGGAAGTCTTCGGCGTAATCGTCCAGGTGCGCGAGCAACGATTCGACTTCGATCTCAAGCGGCGCCATCGGC
This window harbors:
- a CDS encoding ATP-binding protein; this translates as PMAPLEIEVESLLAHLDDYAEDFREVRGQAHAKRAIEVATAGAHNIILLCPERRVTPWLVRALLL